The genomic stretch TGACAAATtgacaaatgttgttttttgttgaagtCTCTGATTTGTACTATTGCTAAATGCATTTCCACTTTTAATGTATTATAAAGGTCGCGTGGGAGTCATCTGGTGACCCTTGTGTCCCACTCACTGAACTCACACCCActctgggtgggtgggggggtttgtttgtgtgtttgtatgtgtgtggtgtggtgtttgtgttgtcAGTGACTCCAGAGCTCCTCCTTCAAAGCTCTttacctgaaaatgtgttgtttgtgtactgtatgtacattAATCATACACTGAGAGGGATAAAATGATTctttaaattgtttattaatcaaaatgtaaaattaagcCTTTAACGTTTTAAATGCACATGCTCATTGTGGACATGCCCCAGAAAGTGCCCATTTCAAACACATCACGGACCTTAAGTCCTCAAACTCACATAAAAGCCCGTTATTCATGACAGAGCGCGCGGGACGGGGAGGGCGTGGTTTAGTTTGAATTCAGAGCGCGAGCTCCGTGGAGCCAATCAGCTTCGTCCTGGTTTGTATAAAAAGCCACTGCCTCAGACTGAGCCTAACAGTCTCAGGTTGAGTACCCAGAGCAAAGAAAATGGCCAGAACCAAACAAACCGCGCGTAAATCCACCGGAGGAAAAGCTCCACGGAAACAGCTCGCCACCAAAGCCGCCCGTAAGAGCGCCCCGGCCACCGGCGGCGTCAAGAAGCCTCACCGCTACAGGCCCGGCACCGTGGCCCTGAGGGAGATCCGCCGGTACCAGAAGTCCACCGAGCTGCTCATCCGTAAACTGCCCTTCCAGCGCCTCGTGAGGGAGATCGCTCAGGACTTTAAGACCGACCTGCGCTTCCAGAGCTCCGCCGTCATGGCTCTGCAGGAGGCGAGCGAGGCGTATCTGGTGGGACTGTTCGAAGACACCAACCTGTGCGCCATCCACGCCAAGAGAGTCACCATCATGCCCAAGGACATCCAGCTGGCCCGGCGCATCCGCGGAGAGAGAGCTTAAACTGACCCCCTCCACCCAACAACGGCTCTTTTAAGAGCCACCTACATGAACGAGAGCCGCACTTCAATGTACATACAACATTAACAAATTACTTATTTCTAAACCCAAACAATAGCTGCTCCCTTAAGATgtatttggggggaaaaaaagacagGAATAGGTTAATAGTTATGCCAAAGAGCAAGTCTTCCCTAACCCTGTAAAATATGAATCATCAatgaatcatattttttttttctatggatTTTGCAGATATAATCCAGTTTGCATATAAATATTTCCATCTATGTTTTGGGGAACGCAAGCTTTGAAACTCGTTTCCCCGGCTCACTGTGTGGTGtggaggtgcatgctgggattgcGTGGCTCAAGAGCAGGTT from Periophthalmus magnuspinnatus isolate fPerMag1 chromosome 14, fPerMag1.2.pri, whole genome shotgun sequence encodes the following:
- the LOC117381377 gene encoding histone H3; translated protein: MARTKQTARKSTGGKAPRKQLATKAARKSAPATGGVKKPHRYRPGTVALREIRRYQKSTELLIRKLPFQRLVREIAQDFKTDLRFQSSAVMALQEASEAYLVGLFEDTNLCAIHAKRVTIMPKDIQLARRIRGERA